CTGTTTCTGTTGCAGCAACCAATCCCGATCCTGCGTGTCCGGGCAGTAGCGTAACACTTCGGGATGTTTGTTGGCCAGACGATCGCGAAAGTCCGTAATACCTAGTACACGGGCTGCCTTAAAGTCCAGTATGAATAGGCTTTCCGGGGTGATGACGGTGGTTGGAAAGGACACGTGCGTTGTTCGTGATGCTACAGCACCGGTTCCGATATTCGATCCGGAACTGGTACTGTTCGCTTGGGATGTGGTTAAACTTTGATACTGGGCGTGCGGGAAAATAGGACCGTGCAGAAAGTACTGCCGCTTGAACAAATCCGGCTGGTTCGGTTCGGGCAGTTTTCGTTTCAACGCTTGGTGCAGTAAACTTGTGGCAGCTCCCGTTGCCGGCGCATTGTCGGTGCTGGAATCGGAATCACTAAGCTCCATGCCGGGAGTGTTGGCACGGGACAGCGAATTGCCTGCAGGCGAGGATAGCTGACTTGCGTATTGGGCCTTTGTGTTTTCCAACAAGGAACAGAACACGCTCTTGAGTGCCTCATCGGAAATAGCGCCCTCGCCAAGATTTTCCTTAATATTTCGAATCGCTGGCACAAAGTACGTTTGATGGAATTTCTTCACAATCGTATCCACTTCCTTGTCGAAGTAACACTGGATGTTGGCACGCAAAAGTTCCAGCGATTTGATGGCCGCATCGTTCGCCGTTTGGCTTACGAACGAACGGCCCGTACCGTAGCGTTGCTTCAATGCCTCCAACGTTGCCTCGCCGGAAAGGGTATTTTTCAGCTTCTGAAACACGCAAAGAAAAGCCGTTctcaaatgaaacaaatccgAAGCTTTTGGAGGGCATGTTTTCATGCGTACCTGTCTCATGCCCATTTGCAACCCGACGCTGGCTTCTGGGTCGATAGCGTTTACCGAAGCGCCAccagtgctgctgctgtttgttgACGAAGTTTCAGAGGCACTTGTTGCAACTGTTGTTGCCACGGACGTTCCCGTCGAGGAAATGGCGGAAGTGGCCACCGTCGCagcagctgatgatgatgatgatgttgatggtaCATTGAGCGACGAAGCAGAAGCAGCCGAACTACGCCAAACGCGCTGTATTACCATGCTAACGCTGGGCGGGAACGTTTCGAATACTACGGGACTAGTTTTGTAACGTGCAGTGCAACAACTTTAAACACTACCAAAACACGGGACTAATCGGGAGAAGGAAAAGCGAAtcaaaatgtgtgaaaatttgttgGGAAGGAAGTGGTGCTACTTGGCTAGGCTAACTATAGGGGCGTACAAAACACCTACAGCTATGCAATCCGAATGACATGAACTTGAAATCAAGCGTTCATACGCGGTGGTTGAAAGTTCGAATCACTTTCACGTCAGTTCGGTTGTTACACTATGGGAAATGCAAACATATACTTACCATAATTAACTTCGGAATTGCAGAAACTAAATTTACTTCTCGTtacaaaatacaaaccatTTATGTATGAAAATAAGGCATAAGGCATGAAACGACACATATAAATTGCGAATTTGTCAAGCTAAAAATAGAtaattaatgaaatgaaagattCGTTGCTGTCACCCGATAATAAACATGGCCACACACTGGAGAATTTGATTGCACCCACtgtttaaactaaaaacaaatacaacatcaaaacaaatcacaaattGTGTTCGCTAATTCCTGTTCCTTGTAGTGATTACTGTTCCACCATCACCCAATCCCTCATCGGAATGTCCGATACTGACGAACCGGCCTCGAAATTCATTGACCAGTACAAAAACTATGGACGAACTGATGCCATCCTGCAGGAGGAACGACGACAGCGTTTGCTCGACAAACAGAAGCGATGTCGCGAGCTGGAACTGGATGCCGGTCGGCCCGGTTTGCTTGAAGAGCTCGAAACGGACCAGCCGGCGGACGAGTCGATGGAATGccaacaaaatcaaaccaaacagaAGAAACGGATCCGCATCATCACATCAAAGCTTTTCGCGAACAAGGTGCAGCAGTCCGAATGGATGCACGAACGACCGGACGATCTTGAGCAGTGGCTTGTACGACCGTGTCCCGTAGGGCAACggtgtttgttggtgtttcGCCAAAGATTAGTGATAGCGTTCAATAAGCGAGGCCGTTCGATTGCTTCGATTCGTCTGAAACGTGCGCTGCGTGATGCGATCGTGCTCGATTGCATCCTGGCGAAAGATCGCACCTTTTACATACTTGACGCACTCGTGCTCGCACAGGTAGATCTAGTTAACTGTGATTGCCAGTTTCGGTTCGCATGGATCGAGTCGAAATATTACGAACACAGTCTTGGCGAGCTGTTCGAGACGAAAACGGCCAACGGGAAGGAAGGGTTTCGGTTAAGTTTACTTCCTTCGTACGATCTAGCTCATCACGGAGCGCTGGAAACCTGTTGGTCCCAGTATCCCGCCTTTGCGAATGGTACACCGAAGCTGGATggctatttattttatcacaaAGAGTCCCACTACGTGTACGGGAAGACACCGCTAGTGGTGTGGTTGTTTGCGTTCATGCTGAACGACGTGCTGAAGCTTCCGGCGGGACTAGTAAATGAACAGTATCTATCGGACAAACCGGCCCGCTACACCGGCAACTATGCGGAATACATCGAAGAGTTCGATCGTATGCAGGCGAAACGAAAACGCAAACCACGCGCCAAGAAAACGACCCAAACGATGGACACGACGGGCGAATCGGTGGACGATCAACCCGATGCAACACTCTGGGAAGCAATGGAAGCGGCCCCACTCGattccgatgatgatgatctacGACCAAAGGAAGAGGATGCCATGCGACAGCTTGAAATGGAGTAACTTTAAGAAGAGATCGTGAGAAGATCGTTTCAGTTAagaataatgtaaacaaatgaaCTGTTGTAAAAGAAACACTTGAATCATATTTATTATCAGCTTAAGATACGTCTTCTCACACATTTCACACAACACCACCATGCATGTTGCGTTCGTATTTTGTGTTGTCTTCCTGCTATATCGTCACTATTAATGCGAAAAGCATATCTCCTCGGCACGGTGAGAAAGTGATACATTTTTTGTGCTTAACGTAATTTACCATGTAGggattgtaaaagaaaaagaaaggatggtacaacaaaatataaaatatatgattaacgaaaaaaaaattcaccctCTGTGTCCTATTCTAAACTGAAGTAAAGCAAATatggttaaaaaataaacaattaaccATCCTACGAAACTAAGTACTATAATAGCGTACATTAACTTGTATGGGTGGTTATGACCGTCGTACCCGTACCATTAGTTGTCATTGGCTGTTCCAGCGGTGCTAACGCCGGTGAGCTAtccatttctttttctacaTTAGTGCTAACCGTCGTAGCTTTCCCTTCGCAAACATTCGATTGTGCTGGCAGTATTTCAACCGATCCATCCACCGCTACACCCGGGTTCGGATCGTGCTGCTTTGGCTGTcgtgctttttcttttgtcttcGCCAGCATCACCATAAAGTAGCCCCTCAAACATTTGCGAATGTGCACAAGAAAGCACGTATCGATAAACAACCGAAATGGACCATTCTTTGGCTGATCATTCGGTACCCGCAGCTCGATCGCACCGTCAACCACAACCATCTCCGCCCGCGTACTAAACTGTAACGCATGGTTTCGTTCCCACTTCAGTTTGGATATTTCAATTTCGCGCTTCAAATCTGCCTCGTTTGAAATGCTAATGCGCTTGCGGGCAATAAATACCTGCCGTTCGCACGTGAGCTGATACGTGCGATTGGTGCACGGTTCACCCGTCCCGGGTGTATCGATCGATTCCACCTGCAACATGTACAGCTTGCGCAGTATGTCCACGATAAAATCGGGCATACATTCTAACCACAGCTGTTTGACCCGTTCCTCCGTGATGACTATTTTGCGATCCGGATCCCGTGCCTGTAGTATCTGCTTCACCAGGTATAGCTCGTTCTCGAACGGTGGCAACCGGCACGTGTACGAGCAGCCGGGTTTTGGTGCACTACTTCCAGTGGATGGTCCCGGTTGTGGCCCTACCGTACCATTGATCATTTTTACAGTAGGACTCGCACTAGACGAAGTGGACGGTACGGGAGCTTTGGGATCCTTTGTTTCCTTCGTCTTCTTGAGACAGCGCTGCACATCGGTAAACAGCGCTATGAGCAGCTTGGAAAAATCCTTGCTCTGAAACCGCTGGCAATGGTCGTAAGCATGCATTAAACTCAGCTTCATTTGATCGAACAACGCGCTCATCCGCATCACCTTTCCAACGTTCACATTTAGCTCAAACGGATCCTGTATCGATATGCACGGGCCACCAATAAACTCCGGATAGTCTTCACGTTCCACCGCCCTATAGTACGGGGCCAGCTCACGGACTGTCCGCTTCTCCAGCTCCTCCAGCGAACACAACCTTCCAACGTACGGTGAGATAACGTTTTTGGCAAAATCAAACTCCATATAATACTTAAAGAAGCCCATCAGCAGTCCCCGCACGCTGTTGACGTTCCACGTTTTGTAACGAATCTCCTGCGGATAGCCCAAATTCCACGGGCCAAAGTTGACGCGTGCGATGCCTTGCTGCATGTCCTCGATGGACGGTATGACGGGCAGTTTACGGGTCTGCAGGTAAAATATCACCATCATGATCAGGCAGTACGAGTTCATCTGCTTCTGGGGCGTTAGAATGTAGGCACACTGTGCCCAAAACTTCACTATCAGCGTGAGCTGATGGATACGCACATCGAACTTCATGATGGCGTGGATGAATTTGCTGTTGTAACAACCGAGCGCATTGCTAAAGTTTATGTCACACTGGAGATTCGTACGCACGTGTACTGCACGCAGCAGTGGCACCTTCGCGCCCAGTATCTTTACCATACTGCTAAAGTTAGGATCCTTGTCCATGCGCGAGTAAATGATGTGGATTAGTTTCGTCTGATCCTCACGGTTGTTTTTCTCGCGCGCATAATGTATGTAAAAGTCCAGATCACTGTCCTTCAGCAGCAGACCCGATTTAGTTGAACCGAACTCATATATGGTGGCCTGGTCGTTGTGTAGATAAAGCACCGGACGCAAATCGTCCTTAACCATGTTGAGCGCCGTGTCCACCTCCACGGGTAACGGTTGCAGAGCAGCAATGAGCGCACTCATTTCACCTTCCGGGGGACAAGTAGTTAAACTTTGTATGACCGAAGGAAGGAGCTTACTAGTAGTTGGTTCCGCACTTTCGTCCTGTTTTCGAGCACCCTTTTTATTGCCCTTTTTCCGATTCATCGATAGTCTACGTTTGCGACCTTGACGAttttcttgctgctgctgttgttgttgctgctgctgctgctgctgctggcgcggTAGCTGTTGAGAAGTGCTTGGTCGCTGATCTGCCATTTTTATTACTAAAAGTATGTATTAAAGCAATGTAGATGCTGCAATTGTTAACACACTAATGAGGCCACTTTTCGTGAACGACATACCTCACTGGCAAGTCTTTTTGTCGTAGCTACCTGTGGCTTAGTTTAACCAATTTACTCGTAGTGTGCACGATTCTTAGACAGCAGTCTATATGTACACAAACATGTGCAGAACTGCTCTATTGCACGGCCCTTAACCACAACTACGTTATTTCGTGTATATTATTGCGTTATAATGTTTTGTTAGCCTTACCACTAGccaaagaaacacattggCTAAACaagtctcttttttttgttttccaattggTTTGACAGTTGTCTGCAGGAAGCTTCACTGTGCTGATGCCGTGGACATTTGCTGTGACGTTTTCTATTGTCATCGATTgagtaaaaattcaaaaatgaagattacaaaaccaaaaaaaattaacttatcGTTTCTGAACCTATCAAACCCGATGGAGCTGAAATAGCAGCCTATTACCGGTTGCTGAAATGGTGTAAGAATGATTCAAACGGAAAGAATGCTGTTTCTTGTGATGTAATGATACCCAATGATATGTTGTAGCAAtgaaaatacaataaattacTTATAAATGTCccaaaaatggtttatttatttctcataCCAGCGAAAAACACCTCTTCTTTTGCTTAAACACGAATACACATTAATAAGACAGGATGAATTAATGCACCAAAAAACGCTGCGTTGTGTGTGGGTAAATGCTACCGGTGGCATTCCATACCTGCCACCCCGAAAGATTGCACCAACTGTCCGTCCTTCCGACCGCTCTACAGCCGGCTCTGAGTGAGGGCCGCCTGCAGATTATCACCAAGCTTACTCATAAACTCGAACGTTTCCATGTAATCCGAGCGCTTCACATTGGCCATGCCCTTAATGCAAATGGCCAAATCTTTGGTCATGAAGCCTGACTCGATCGTGTCGATGCACACCTTTTCGAGTGTTTCAGCGAATCGCTTCAGCTCGGCATTATCATCTAGCTTGGCACGGTGTAGCAGACCGCGCGTCCAAGCAAAAATCGACGCAATGGGATTGGTGGAAGTTTCCTTGCCTTGCTGATGTTGACGGTAGTGCCGCGTGACGGTACCGTGAGCAGCTTCCGATTCTACCGTGCGTCCATCGGGGCACACCAGCACCGATGTCATTAGACCGAGCGAACCGAAACCCTGGGCAACCGTGTCCGACTGGACATCGCCGTCGTAGTTTTTGCAGGCCCACACAAAGCCACCCTCGGCCTTCATGCAATACGCAACCATATCGTCGATCAGGCGATGCTCGTACCAGATGCCGAGGGCCTCGAACTGCTTCTTATAATCCTTGTCGTAAATCTCCTGGAAAATGTCCTTGAACCGCCCATCGTACTTCTTCAGAATCGTGTTCTTGGTGCTCAGGTACAGCGGGAACTTGCGGTCCACCGCAACCTTGAACGACGAATGGGCGAAGTCGCGAATCGAATCATCCAGATTGTACATGCCCATTGCCACACCCGGGCTCTTGTACTCGTTCACAACGTACGTCTGCGGTTCGCTACCATCGGCAGGGGTAAACTTCATCTCCAGCTTTCCAGGACCGGGCACCAGAAAGTCTGTGGCTTTGTACTGATCACCGTGCGCGTGGCGTCCGATAATGATGGGCTTCTCCCAGCCAGGCACCAACCGTGGCACGTTCTTGCAAATGATCGCCTCACGGAACACGGTACCACCGAGAATGTTACGGATCGTACCGTTCGGTGAGCGCCACATCTGCTTCAGCTTGAACTCTTCTACGCGCGCTTCATCCGGCGTGATGGTGGCGCACTTGATCCCGACATTGAAGCGCTTGACCGCTTCCGCACAGTCGATCGTCACCTGATCGTTCGTGGCATCCCGATGTTCCATTCCCAGATCGTACGTGTGCAGCTCGATGTCCAGGAAGGGTAGGATCAGCTTCTCCTTGATCGAGTCCCAGATGATGCGCGTCATCTCATCACCAAGAATGTCCACCACTGGGCCGGCCTTAATTTTCGACGCCATTTCGTTGCAGGGTTGCTGTTGGATGGAAAAGTCAACGATAAGCCACAGTTTGTTAGATGTTTAAACTTTCAACGATCGGTTTATgttaacaaaaaggaaataaacagcatggataaatttttaaataaacttcaaatgatcttttcttttttcattttttttagtctttttttaacGAAGTCCGTCGGCTAATGCGCAAATATCCATCAAGTGGTAACAAACAAgccaacaattttttttaacaatgcaCGAtgagtatttgttttttcaactAGAAGAAACTTCCATGCTTCTCCAGGCCAAGGCAAGAACCTTCATCGTTCCGTTCAAATGAAggccaaacaaaattttcattaccatCAACGGCTGCCTTTAGTGACGTTTCTAGCGATCTTTCTATGCACGCACCACGCGATGGATTATGCCGATCGTATGCTTTTATTATCTCTGCTCATAACAACCTACCCAGTAAGTCAGTCATGGTCACAGCATCATAAATCGGATCGAATCAAACAATGGACACAATTTTGTGCTATGTACATCAACGTACGACTTCTTCTAATCATTTGTTCGCCAAGACAACGATGCAATGAACCACAGCAACTCGACTTTGTCTAATTGATCTACGTTGCTACGCAACAACCAGAGTCATAGCAGCAACTTGAGTTAAGTGCTAGGAACAATCTTCATGTTTATCGCACCACAAAAAGACGTTGTCTCGATGGTCACTATGACTGATAAGCCCGATTAGACCAGATGGCGTAGAGTTAGTCGTGGTTGCGGTTCTGGTTGTAGTTAACCTTAATGATAACGCTTTAAATTCTTAAAACGTTTGGAAGCTTACAGCGCAATTTTGGTACCATATAATTGGTAATGCTTGAAAAAAGCATGACGGCTCGCAAAAAGTAAAGGATCAAAGATCATACGCTTACGTTGGACCACGTAATCATTTCCCTATGGCAAGAAAGAGGAAACGTAATAGGTAAAAGATTGCAGGTGGTCGTAAAAAAACCAGTTTCGAACCGTCTCGTCACGGGAAGGGTGATTATCTCGTCGATCGGGTTCAGTACACACCCCTTCCGAAAAGCGAACGATGAGGGCTCGTAGGATCATTTAACTGCCCACCATTACTATCACACACCGGCGCACTAGCAGCGATGTTGCTACCTCGCTTATGTACATCCACACGAAAAAGAAATCTCTGCCGGACACTTTACACGGGGGACATTTTAGAAAAGCTTGCATGGCTTCAATAGAAGCATCCaactttctattttgtttcatcGGGAAGCGAGTTGCCTATACCACTCTTGATCTTAGACCTTGACACGTCACACGATACGGATAGTCAACTCGTTTGTCTACCGCACATTATTTCCACTTACCCTAATTTATGCTTCTACTAACGGCAAAAAAATCACGTAGCCCACTTCACTGCACTACAGAGAGGTATGATATGCAAAGCAACTTGTGCACGATCAAGCGAAACGTTCGAACGCCACGAAGATACACCCGGCTGACGTGACCGCTAGTGACCGGAACTGAACGAAGAATGAATGCGTTAGTCCACTGGGCAATCTCTAGAGGCGCTTGTGACGCCACATTCCTCTTGGTTCCGACCATTATACCCCTTCCTTACCCGAACATGCAATACAGAAAAGGGGGGAGTTAACGTACGACGGACGAATGGGAGACAGTGCGTGAACATAGCAAGCATTGAAATCTTGCTGAACGACATTCAATAGAAATACGAATCaagtttttaaattcttttttttttgttttgtttaatactGTTCGATGTATGTAGggtatttataaataaaccaGATTGCATCCGGCATTCGCGAATTGTGCAAGGGCAGGTTTTAGGCAGTCCATCATCACATACTCCTGTTCCTATCTTCCGTGGTTCAACTACAGTTCGGTTACATTGTATGCTTTAGCGAACTTTTACTCATTTGTACATCATTGTACTCATTGTACATTGTATACTAATCATATCCTTTGAAAGTTTAACATCATTGTTCTCGAAAAATCGATTCCAAAAGGAATCCTAATCCTTTTGCTTCTCATTTTGGAGCCACTATTTTAGCAGCCACAATAATGACGCCATTATGTAATGAGACGGCATTTTACTGACTTTGCACTCTTCAGGTAGCAAATATTGATTAGATTATTATTTCAAGCTTGCTGGTTTTATTCATCACGGTGataaaacacttttcttcGGTTCGGCACCATCGGAAAGATAAGGGCACCATTCGTTCTAGGTTAAGGATATGAAATACCTGCCTACACTTACCTATTTTACTTGGATTAGGTTTAGAAACAATTGCACAATCCGCCAAACGAAATATGTTGCAGTTTTTAGCGACTTAAACTTCTACAAATCACAAACAAGACACTGGACAAGGAAATTGCCTACAATTGCCGGCTCTGGTTGTTCACAAATTACACCGTCTCTGTTGCATTCATCGTTGAAGTtggatgtgtgtgcgtgttgggATGTCAAATTATATGAGCCATCTGCACAGTGGTATCGTCAACGGATTTTAAACTCTatgtatttactttttttgtattagaaTAGGAATGAATACTTCACAAAATATTATATACCTCATAAAAAATCACAGAATATCTCTTTTATGGATGGCTTTCGGTATCGTTTGATAAACTCTCGATAGAAATCTGTTTTAGAACACAAATCAGGAATTGATGTAGTTTTTTCAATAGGTTTTGTTTACTGTTGGTCGTTATGACAGTTGTAAATTCAAACACAGCGCTTCACTTTCAAAGCTAAACGAAAACACTACAAAGACGCTGCAGCGTTCGCATCTCGGTGTCTATATAATCACACAATTATTCACTATTCTGCACTTTTCCTTGATTGGACCGCAGCGACCATGTCTACTACGAAGCGTATTACTATGCCACGACGTACACAGGAATTCGATATACCGGCCCCACAATCATCGGTGAAAAAGCCACAATCGTAAGTACAATCAGTCCAACGCTCCATATGAACATCCAAAACAAAgacattcttcattttttccagTCGAGTAAGCCGAATTGCACAACCTGTACGTAAATCCAGCAAACTTTCCGGTTTGGGACAGTTTGGCGAAAATGGTCGATCCCGATCGGTAGAACGCGGGCTTAATGTGCCACCTGTGGGAGGACCGTCAACAGCCACGAAAAAATCCCTTAACCCTCGCAGCAGCAGTGCTACACCACAATTGCGGACGCCGTTGCGAAACATGGGTCATAGTGTGCTGAATGCAGAAAATATCCCACCCTTCTCAATTCCTTCCACGATAGAACGTGAACGCTGCCCGGTAGATGCGCGCCAAGTATTCGACTACCTGGCACAGGCGAACGTGCCCGACCTGCCGAAGGAGTTTATCGAACGTGCCAACATAAAGGCGATGTCGATGAAACAGTTTCTCATCATCATTGCCCACCTGTTGCGGCAGATAGGTGGCAGTCGGTATAAAATCGGGGCCAACTTCATCGACGACATTATGAAAGCCATCACAGAACTGCAGTGTCCGTTTACGGTGAACAAATCGATGCTGAAAACACCGAGTGCACCACACTCAATTCATCAGGTGGTGACGATGCTTTCCTGGCTGATACAGCTTGCCGCTCCACCAGCACTATCGTCCGAGTGGGCACCAAACTATGATCATGCTGCCGAATTTCCATCCCCGGACTATACgcagtttttctttcaatcAGCCATCGAAAGCTTCCATCTGTGGAATCTGAAGCGCGAGGAGGAATTTGGCGCACAGGTGGAAGCGATGGTCGACCGGTTGGTGGCGGACAAAACGGGTGGATTGTCACAGGAACAGGTGCGTGTTAGGACGGAGGAAATCTGGAAACAGCTGGAAGCCATCGATGCTGATCGGTCGCAGGGAAAAACGCGCGAACAAAGCTTTGACGGCGTGCAACGGGAAGTGCTGGAAAATCAACGTCTCGTAAAGCAGCTATCGgaggaaacaaaacgattaTCGAAACAGTACGAGCGTCTCGAACAGGAATACTATCAGCGACAGGATCAGTACTATGATTGCGAGAACGCCATCCAAAAAGTGAAGGAACAGCTGGCGAACCAACAGATGACGACCAAGGAAAGGGACGATCTGCAGACATTAATCGCACACAGCAGAAACCTTATCGCGGCCAAGCGTAATGCAATTGCCTGTCTGGACGAAGAATCTTCCGATCATCAGATCACCCTGTCGAGGCTGATCAAGCAAAAGATTAATTTGGCCTCTGAGCTGAACTCCAAGCTGTACAACTTTTCCAACGCCGTCAAACCAGACATTCAATTTACCCCGAACGAGATAAGCCTAACGTCCGGTAATTATCCCGAACTGGAACAAACGCTGCTGGCACTCGAGCAGGAGCTAACGGATGTGTTCCGGCAGTATCGGGATCTGTATCTGCGTCTCAGCCAACAGAAAGTACACCTCGAGCAACAGGTTTCCGATGTACAGTTGAAAATCTCGCCGCTAGAATCGAAAATAGCCAAACAAACCGAATGGCTTCAACAGCTTCAGCAGCAGCGCGAAACGATCGCCAGGGAACTTGTTGCTTTAGCGGAACGTGTTAACGAACGCGAAACCAGCCAGCAGCGGGCAAAGAAATTAGATCTAAGCATGGAACAGGTCCGCAAAGAGCTAGAAAGCAAGTTGAAAGCGATCGAAAAACTAACCCACGATAAGCAGCAACTAATGGAAGAGGGACTAGAACGGTGCCGGCAAGCGCTCGATGAAAGACAGCGAAAGCTGACCATTCTACGCCAGCACGTTGAAAGCTGCGAAACCATCATGAAGGAGCTAATGGATGTTTGCTTCAGGGATACAGAGAGGCAAAACATATCCGATTAGCATGATGGGCAGTGTTTCTTTTGTGTCCCTCAAtttgttgtaaaatgttttcaatttgtttccttttttatttatacacgAGTCATTCAAATATAatatattaccaaaaaaaccaatcacactatttgatttaaattttgcataatACCCGGCGATAGTATTTTCAtgtaaaaatggaataattgttttcttattaCCATAAGTAAGCAATAATCATACTGCGTAATTCATTGTCGACTTTCTAATTCCtttcaaaggaaaaaaacatttaaaatttgcttttcATCTCTTCGTACGCTACGCAATTGACTTCCGCGTACCGAACAAACCGGGAACCGTGGACAATGGCACAGTTCATCAGGGCCACCGTGTCATCTTCCGCACGGTGCGCATTAGTAAGCTCCTTTCCTACAGTTCGTTTGTATAGATCAGAGAGGTTGTACCGCTTCTTGCCATTCGAAGCCTGTGAGCTTGGCAACGGTTTCACGTCTTCCGTATCATCGGAAAACGATGCATCGAACAACCTTTTACGAGAACGTGAGGGCGAATAACAACCGTCTTGaccgtcatcatcattacaCGCATCGGCTGGTTCCTGTGTTGACGGTTGTGTTGTAACCGGCACAATCGACAGATACTCCC
The DNA window shown above is from Anopheles funestus chromosome 3RL, idAnoFuneDA-416_04, whole genome shotgun sequence and carries:
- the LOC125767673 gene encoding snurportin-1 produces the protein MSDTDEPASKFIDQYKNYGRTDAILQEERRQRLLDKQKRCRELELDAGRPGLLEELETDQPADESMECQQNQTKQKKRIRIITSKLFANKVQQSEWMHERPDDLEQWLVRPCPVGQRCLLVFRQRLVIAFNKRGRSIASIRLKRALRDAIVLDCILAKDRTFYILDALVLAQVDLVNCDCQFRFAWIESKYYEHSLGELFETKTANGKEGFRLSLLPSYDLAHHGALETCWSQYPAFANGTPKLDGYLFYHKESHYVYGKTPLVVWLFAFMLNDVLKLPAGLVNEQYLSDKPARYTGNYAEYIEEFDRMQAKRKRKPRAKKTTQTMDTTGESVDDQPDATLWEAMEAAPLDSDDDDLRPKEEDAMRQLEME
- the LOC125767627 gene encoding uncharacterized protein LOC125767627, with the protein product MADQRPSTSQQLPRQQQQQQQQQQQQQQENRQGRKRRLSMNRKKGNKKGARKQDESAEPTTSKLLPSVIQSLTTCPPEGEMSALIAALQPLPVEVDTALNMVKDDLRPVLYLHNDQATIYEFGSTKSGLLLKDSDLDFYIHYAREKNNREDQTKLIHIIYSRMDKDPNFSSMVKILGAKVPLLRAVHVRTNLQCDINFSNALGCYNSKFIHAIMKFDVRIHQLTLIVKFWAQCAYILTPQKQMNSYCLIMMVIFYLQTRKLPVIPSIEDMQQGIARVNFGPWNLGYPQEIRYKTWNVNSVRGLLMGFFKYYMEFDFAKNVISPYVGRLCSLEELEKRTVRELAPYYRAVEREDYPEFIGGPCISIQDPFELNVNVGKVMRMSALFDQMKLSLMHAYDHCQRFQSKDFSKLLIALFTDVQRCLKKTKETKDPKAPVPSTSSSASPTVKMINGTVGPQPGPSTGSSAPKPGCSYTCRLPPFENELYLVKQILQARDPDRKIVITEERVKQLWLECMPDFIVDILRKLYMLQVESIDTPGTGEPCTNRTYQLTCERQVFIARKRISISNEADLKREIEISKLKWERNHALQFSTRAEMVVVDGAIELRVPNDQPKNGPFRLFIDTCFLVHIRKCLRGYFMVMLAKTKEKARQPKQHDPNPGVAVDGSVEILPAQSNVCEGKATTVSTNVEKEMDSSPALAPLEQPMTTNGTGTTVITTHTS
- the LOC125767662 gene encoding isocitrate dehydrogenase [NADP] cytoplasmic — encoded protein: MASKIKAGPVVDILGDEMTRIIWDSIKEKLILPFLDIELHTYDLGMEHRDATNDQVTIDCAEAVKRFNVGIKCATITPDEARVEEFKLKQMWRSPNGTIRNILGGTVFREAIICKNVPRLVPGWEKPIIIGRHAHGDQYKATDFLVPGPGKLEMKFTPADGSEPQTYVVNEYKSPGVAMGMYNLDDSIRDFAHSSFKVAVDRKFPLYLSTKNTILKKYDGRFKDIFQEIYDKDYKKQFEALGIWYEHRLIDDMVAYCMKAEGGFVWACKNYDGDVQSDTVAQGFGSLGLMTSVLVCPDGRTVESEAAHGTVTRHYRQHQQGKETSTNPIASIFAWTRGLLHRAKLDDNAELKRFAETLEKVCIDTIESGFMTKDLAICIKGMANVKRSDYMETFEFMSKLGDNLQAALTQSRL
- the LOC125767654 gene encoding deoxynucleotidyltransferase terminal-interacting protein 1, translated to MVIQRVWRSSAASASSLNVPSTSSSSSAAATVATSAISSTGTSVATTVATSASETSSTNSSSTGGASVNAIDPEASVGLQMGMRQKLKNTLSGEATLEALKQRYGTGRSFVSQTANDAAIKSLELLRANIQCYFDKEVDTIVKKFHQTYFVPAIRNIKENLGEGAISDEALKSVFCSLLENTKAQYASQLSSPAGNSLSRANTPGMELSDSDSSTDNAPATGAATSLLHQALKRKLPEPNQPDLFKRQYFLHGPIFPHAQYQSLTTSQANSTSSGSNIGTGAVASRTTHVSFPTTVITPESLFILDFKAARVLGITDFRDRLANKHPEVLRYCPDTQDRDWLLQQKQVTPLNKNGRFFLLALDDVKKLIERNAFEHAVAGRSGDLHGFKVTEMIYAKIQKLLKELTERQRATDGFESPKVPAVSTTRPPRISSLSSSHATLTALLSTPHAQTSSEPVSSSSTVPSLEGVELKRS
- the LOC125767638 gene encoding trichohyalin yields the protein MSTTKRITMPRRTQEFDIPAPQSSVKKPQSRVSRIAQPVRKSSKLSGLGQFGENGRSRSVERGLNVPPVGGPSTATKKSLNPRSSSATPQLRTPLRNMGHSVLNAENIPPFSIPSTIERERCPVDARQVFDYLAQANVPDLPKEFIERANIKAMSMKQFLIIIAHLLRQIGGSRYKIGANFIDDIMKAITELQCPFTVNKSMLKTPSAPHSIHQVVTMLSWLIQLAAPPALSSEWAPNYDHAAEFPSPDYTQFFFQSAIESFHLWNLKREEEFGAQVEAMVDRLVADKTGGLSQEQVRVRTEEIWKQLEAIDADRSQGKTREQSFDGVQREVLENQRLVKQLSEETKRLSKQYERLEQEYYQRQDQYYDCENAIQKVKEQLANQQMTTKERDDLQTLIAHSRNLIAAKRNAIACLDEESSDHQITLSRLIKQKINLASELNSKLYNFSNAVKPDIQFTPNEISLTSGNYPELEQTLLALEQELTDVFRQYRDLYLRLSQQKVHLEQQVSDVQLKISPLESKIAKQTEWLQQLQQQRETIARELVALAERVNERETSQQRAKKLDLSMEQVRKELESKLKAIEKLTHDKQQLMEEGLERCRQALDERQRKLTILRQHVESCETIMKELMDVCFRDTERQNISD